In the genome of Paenibacillus pabuli, the window TGCGAATATCAATGATCGTCAGGTCTGGTTCCAGTTCTTCGAAGCGGGTAATGGCCTCACGCCCGCTCGCAGCTGTACCAGTCACCTGAAAGCCGTACTTTTCCCAATCAATGATCGTGGTCAGTCCTTCACGTATGCTCGGTTCATCATCTACCAATAACACTTTATACATGCTGGTCTCCTCCTGCTGGCAAGGTGAAAGAAACCTCTGTTCCTTCCCCATACACACTCTTAATCTGCAATCCATATGGCTCACCGTAAGTCAAGGTTAAACGTTGATGTACGTTACGCATGCCAATCCGGCTCTTCTCCTGTTCTTCGGGTCCACAGATGAACTGCACCACTTCAGCCAGACGCTCCGGCATAATGCCTGCTCCATCGTCATTGACACGCACCTGGACAATATCCTCCACCAAACGAATATTTATACACACACGGACCGTGCCCTCTTTATTTTCCAAACCATGCACAATCGCATTCTCTACCAGAGGCTGAATGATCAAAGGAGGGATGTACATCTTCTCCACCTCCGGATCGATATGAATCTGGAAAGCAAGTCGGTCGCCGTAACGGAATTTCTGAATTTCCAGATAGGAACGTACCATCTCCAGTTCGGCTCTAAAAGTCGTTCTGCCGCTGCCAATCTCAAGACTCTTGCGCATCAACTTGCCCAGAAGCCTGACGATATTGGCAATCTCCGCCTCACCTTTGATATGGGCTTTCATACGAATCGACTCCAGAGCATTAAACAAAAAATGAGGATTGATCTGGCTGGCCATCATTTTCAGTTTAATCTCTTTCTGCGCAATTTCCAATTGATTGTTCTGTTCCGTTGCCTCCACCACCTGAGTCATCAGTTCATTAATGCTCTTCACCATATAATTGAACTGTCTCGACAGTTGTCCAATCTCATCATTCCCGTCAATGCGGGAAGTCACGTTCAGATCGCCCAGGGCGAGCTTGTTCAGATGTTTGCTCAGACGTAACAATCGGTTCGACGTGAGGAATGAAATGATGTATACAAGCAGCAATGCAATGACCAGCACAAGCGTAATAAAGAGCATACCGATCATACTAATCATATTGGCGTCTTTGACAATATTTTTGGTGGCAAAAACCGAAATGATCTTCAGGCTGTTCATGCTCGATCCAGGACGCAGCTCATCAATAACAATGTTGGACGGCTCTCCCTGAAAATCCGCTTCTATTGTGCCTTTGGCCTGATTTTGCAGA includes:
- a CDS encoding sensor histidine kinase, translated to MFRRLIRTSNNLKMKHKLLISYVLVVMIPVLIIGLAVTGYFRKQALDNAIGQTINNVDKVKSQTTTLLRVPTDISNILMFNNDLKEIVNKQYKSVVELTSAYLEYTDFQEYRRLYREVAGIRFYSTNQTLINNLEFIPVDKQTEESYWYQKALKTTSIGWFYIPDKGDNPVHKLSLVRKVPFAEYRTEGVLMIVINQDELNGLLRQEPFETLITDEQGYVVAAKNTDLVGKTLDELDFGVDLQNQAKGTIEADFQGEPSNIVIDELRPGSSMNSLKIISVFATKNIVKDANMISMIGMLFITLVLVIALLLVYIISFLTSNRLLRLSKHLNKLALGDLNVTSRIDGNDEIGQLSRQFNYMVKSINELMTQVVEATEQNNQLEIAQKEIKLKMMASQINPHFLFNALESIRMKAHIKGEAEIANIVRLLGKLMRKSLEIGSGRTTFRAELEMVRSYLEIQKFRYGDRLAFQIHIDPEVEKMYIPPLIIQPLVENAIVHGLENKEGTVRVCINIRLVEDIVQVRVNDDGAGIMPERLAEVVQFICGPEEQEKSRIGMRNVHQRLTLTYGEPYGLQIKSVYGEGTEVSFTLPAGGDQHV